The nucleotide window GGGCGACGGCCGCCTCGAACGCCGCCTTCGCGTCGCTGACGCGCAGGGCGATGTCCGAGACGCCGTCGCCGTGGTGGTCGACGTAGGCGGTGCCGGGGTGGTCCTCGACGAGCGGCTCGCTGAAGACGAACCGGACGTCGTTGGCCCCGATCTCGATCGAGCGCACGGTGGCCCAGTCCGGGCCGGAGTCGCCCAGCGGCCGTTCGCCGAGGCCGTACCCGCGCACCAGCCAGTCCCGTGCCGTGTCGAGGCTGCCGACGTAGAAACGGACGTAGTCCAGCTCGAGACCGTCGAGGGCCGACGGGTTCGGGGTGGCCATGGGAAACCTTCTTTCCTGGGGTGTGCGCGGTGGGCGGCGTCCGGGAGTCAGGCGGCGCGGCGGGCGGCCGCGTTGGGCCGCAGGTCGCGCCAGTTCTCGGCGATGTGGTCCAGGCAGGCCTGGCGCCCGCGCGGGCCGTACGTGACCTCCCAGCCGGCGGGCACCGGAATGCCGGACACCCACAGGGAGTGCTCGCCCGCGGCGTTCACCAGGACGGTGTAGTTCTTGTCCGGGTCGTCGAAGGGGTTCGTCATCTCGGTCTCCCTCAGAGCACCTGGGCCAGGCCGGCCACGGTCGGAGTGTCGAAGAGCGTGTTGATCTTCAGTTCCACGCCCAGCTCGGCGCGGATCCGGTTGAGCAGGCGCATCGCCAGCAGCGAGTGACCGCCCAGGTCGAAGAAGCTGTCGTCGACGCCGACCTCTTCGATGCCGAGCACCTCGGAGAACGCGCGGCAGAGCGCCTCCTCCTTCGGGCCGCTCGGCGCGCGGGAGGCACCCGCGGTCTCGAACTCCGGCTGCGGCAGCGCGGCCCGGTCGAGCTTGCCGTTGGCGGTCAGCGGCAACCGGTCCACCACGACGAACGCGGCGGGCAGCATGTACTCCGGCAGGCGGGAGCGGACGCGCTCGCGGATGGCGCCGGTGTCCGGCTCGCCGGACTCGGCGACCAGGTAGGCGACCAGGCGGACGTCCCCGGCCTTGACCTCGCGGGCGATGACGGCGACGTCGGCGAGACCCGGGTGCCCGGCGATGGCGGCCTCGATCTCGGCGAGCTCGACCCGGAAGCCGAGGATCTTGACCTGGTCGGTGGCGCGGCCGACGAACTCGATCT belongs to Amycolatopsis tolypomycina and includes:
- a CDS encoding MbtH family protein; this encodes MTNPFDDPDKNYTVLVNAAGEHSLWVSGIPVPAGWEVTYGPRGRQACLDHIAENWRDLRPNAAARRAA